A single Cyclopterus lumpus isolate fCycLum1 chromosome 3, fCycLum1.pri, whole genome shotgun sequence DNA region contains:
- the uraha gene encoding 5-hydroxyisourate hydrolase has translation MSVYRLQQLKGHILPGNKFTAMAGPASPLTTHVLNTAMGVPGANIALSLHRQDPSSSAWSLITTGITNADGRCPGLITTQMFTSGVYRLHFETAQYWESMGETGFYPYVEIVFTINDPAQKYHVPLLLSRFSYSTYRGS, from the exons ATGAGTGTGTATAGGCTGCAGCAACTCAAGGGGCATATTTTGCCTGGAAATAAG TTCACAGCAATGGCCGGCCCTGCTAGCCCCTTGACCACCCATGTGCTGAACACTGCAATGGGTGTCCCTGGTGCAAACATAGCCCTCAGTCTCCATCGACAAGACCCCTCCTCGAGTGCCTGGAGTTTGATAACCACTGG gatCACTAATGCTGATGGACGTTGCCCAGGACTCATCACAACACAAATGTTTACTTCCGGGGTGTATAGATTGCATTTTGAGACGGCTCAGTACTGGGAGAGTATGGGAGAGACCGGCTTCTACCCGTATGTTGAG ATTGTCTTCACTATAAATGACCCAGCCCAAAAGTACCATGTCCCACTGCTCCTGAGTCGTTTCTCTTATAGTACATACAGAGGGAGCTAG
- the pdcd5 gene encoding programmed cell death protein 5: MADDELEAIRRQRMAELQAKHGDTSKNQQQGEEAKQRETDMRNSILAQVLDQSARARLNNLALVKPEKANAVENYLIQMARYGSLGGKISDSGLIEILEKVSQQTEKKTTVKFNRRKVMDSDDDDDY; this comes from the exons ATGGCAGACGACGAATTAGAAGCAATTAGGCGGCAAAGAATGGCGGAACTTCAGGCAAAGCACGGG GATACTTCAAAAAATCAGCAGCAAGGAGAGGAGGCCAAACAAAG agaaacagacatgaGGAACTCTATATTGGCTCAAGTTCTGGACCAGTCTGCCCGGGCTAGAT TGAACAATCTTGCTTTGGTGAAGCCGGAGAAGGCCAATGCAGTTGAAAACTATCTCATTCAAATGGCCCGTTATGGATCGTTGGGAGGAAAG atTTCTGACTCGGGTTTGATCGAGATTCTAGAAAAAGTCAGTCagcaaacagagaagaaaacaaccGTCAAA TTCAACAGGCGTAAGGTGATGGActccgatgatgatgatgattactAA